The segment TGTTCCGAGTTCTTCTAAATCTCTTCTTCACTTTTCAATTTGGCTGAGTTCATCTGGAGACGCTGACAAACCACTTCAGACATTATGGCAGTATGGGCATTCGTGGAGGTACAGTATAAGTCATTAGTAGCCATATGCATGCAGTAATTAGATTGTTGTAGATGTAGGGCCTAGAAAATTCCCAAGATGCTGCATATGCTtgttaagtactccctccgtttcacaatgtaagtcattctagtatttcccacaataatgtaagtcattgtagtatttcccacattcatattgatgttatatgtctagattcattaacatcaatatgaatgtgggaaatgctaaaatgatttacattgtgaaacggaggaagtactgcTATATAGTTTCTCCAGGAATTAATGTTATAATGAGTTAGTGGCTGCTAAAATATGGAGTAACTCAAAAGGACAGGAATTAATTAAAGGTTGATGGAGACACCCATTGTGCagtgaaaaatcatttttttaggaAGTTGTCCTCTAAATTCTTGGAAATATGGATTAGCCATTAATTACCTCCGAAAAGTATACTctctccatactcgtaaaggaagtcgtttaagataatgtttaagtcgaacattgagaatataaatcatgaataactctcaagttgttgagtttaaaaatgtaaaaattatatgaatagatttgtcttgaaaaatactttcataaaagtatacatgtatcatttttcaataaatatttttataaaaacaagaaGACAAAGTTgcgttttggagaccgtgtcgctatcCAAAGCAACTTCtcttacgagtatggagggagtacaattgtACAACCGCAACCAATCACATTCTTTAGTGAGTTTAGGCATgcattgtttgttttttctccaaaaaGAAAGTGTCGACCGATTTTTCCCTAAtgcaaaaaaatcaaatttaaaacgcCTTGAATACGGCATAAAGTTTTCCAATCAAGAAACAATGGGTGCTTTAGTTTTGCTTTCATGCATGTTGCTTATgatgttctctctctctctctctccttgcaAAGAACTGAACTTGTAGGACTCTCTATCTTAGATTCTGATCAGTAACCAACTTCCGAAACTGCAACTAAATCAAACTGTATTCCGATTGATCATCTGCCCATGCTATTCTAGCAGACTGTTCTGAACTTTGTAGACAACTAAATTTTTATCTCATGCATACATGGACATTCTTGGAGAGATAAGTAGAAATTGCAGTACAAAAACTTGTGATCGGACCCATCTAGCAGCTAGTAGAACTCTTGAAAATTGCTCATGTTCTTTTCAGCTAAATTACGGCAGTATATTATTTGCTCCACGCTTTTAAGaatatgttttctaaaaaaaacaattcttcTACTGCATTCCTCAGCTAAATTGTTCTAAActatttattaagtttatttttaaaaatatttaacttaaCTTTATAATTAAGTAGATAACCTGGCGTCGTAGTAATTCAATTCATTGAataatctgtttcaaaataGTTTTGTACATTCTCAAATAGTGAAGAAACTCGATCAGTACTTAGTTTCTAATAGTACCTTACTCACTGACAGTATGTCGATGTATATAGTTCAGATCGAAATGAGTATGGTTAAGACTACAtgagtttaattaattagcagaGTGCATATGCATGTGCAGCAACGTACAGGAGCATGCATGCAGGCAACAAATCAATCATTTGGTTGGCATGTGTACATGTTCAGTTTGTCATCAGAAAAATTAAAGTCCAGTGTAGTACATGATCAGTTTGTCATCAGAAAAATTAAAGTTCAGTACATAATGATCTTTTCCACGCACAAGCTAGCAATCAACTAATTATGCAAATTAGTTGTCTCTCCACCCCCATCTCACCATGAACAGGGTCTCCGGTTCTCCAAATGAAAGAGCGACTTATCCCATTctctaattttaaaattgaataattatgtaaattgtAGCTCTAGAGTTCAAGGCTCGCTTGAATTTAGATTATTGCCACGAATtttatctacttgattatagtgataaattaaatattgaaaacaaacttaacaaataatttaaaataagtgGTCACATATATCTATTGAAACGTGGAGTAAATAATCAAGAACATAACCGTCTGACCGAAGTTATAAATTTAACATGAGTGTTTGTATTTACAGCTAGTTAATTATACGTTTATAGAAACCTCTGAAGTAACCACGTCTTGATCCCTAGTCGtctttaataattttataaaataatcTCCTTCTactaagtactccctctattctaaatcgatctacatatttcacaggtacaccaagaacaagaaaaactattaactctctcatactatatttactctagcaacaaactctatgcatgcaccatccccactatttcctagccaatagcaaatcaagatattgcatgtgggttataaatacttgtgtacatggatgcatgcatcaatgtccatttactccaatgcataaataacgaatagacttaatgaatgaacacaaatatgtagatcatttaggaataaccttaaaaaaactatatgtagatcaatttggaatggagggagtactaccttTGTCCCGCTTTCCACCGTtcatatccaacgtttgaccattcgtcttatttgaaaatttttttatgattagtatttttattgttattagatgataaaacattgaTAGTCGTATTtcataagacggatagtcaaacgttggacacggatactCACAACTgcacttactccctccatctacttttgatagtcatattttatcttgacacacagaccaaagataagtaattctacttatcatccatttaaacatgctactagtcattcctcgtaaataaacgattcattaatatttacatttctcgatgcccatgtagccaatcttgtgtggaagaatggagagtcatgcattaaatccgagaaagtcattaagaggataggttgttggattgaaatatgcctatcaaaaatagatttttcagatttgaaaatatgactatcaaaagtagatggaggggaGTATTTTgcaacggaggtagtaattaagATCAAACAATATTTATTATATCACCACTAATTAATATATCTCACTTACAAACAATCTATACGGTGACCTAAGCTAATATAGTTAAAGAGAAACATATAttagcaagctagctagcaatgGCAAATTCGGCAACCACTTTattagacatgcatgcatggaactAATCCTATACACAAAAGGCTTTCTGTGTGAACATTAGTTTAAAAATTATCGCCAAACATTTTAAgaagtttatacatatatacttttatagtattacatatatgtatataaagtcTCATCTTTTAAGTTTATCATATACGGGGgtcaacagaaaagaaaaaattctAATAGATTTATACTCTTAAAaactattagaatttttatctttttagggtaaaatatactagtatactacctctgtttttaatagatgacgtgtcgttgactttttatcacacgtttaaccattcgtcttattcaaaaatatttacgtaattataaatttattgtgagttgttttatcactccaaatactttaagcatgatttatatcttatacatttacataaaatttttaaataagacaaatgatcaaacatgtgtttaaaagttaacggcgtcatatgttaaaaaacggagggagtaataaatttgATGTGTACAAAGATACGTTCACATTGCCTAcctctatatatacatacgaTGAGTCCACCATGTAGAGGTGCAAGTGTGCAAGTGCAACCACACGCCATGGCCAAGACCAAGCTCTTCCCcgccctcttctccctcctcctccacggcggcgccgccacattgccgccgccgcgtgtTCCCGCCGTGACCGTCCACAGGTGCACGCCTCCCGCGGCGCGGctctccgccggcggcgagaagacGGTGACGATGGTCGTCGACGTCGAGGGCGCGCTGCtccgctcgtcgtcgtcgcgctcgCTCTTCCCCTACTTCATGCTGGTCGCCGTCGAGGCCGGGAGCTTcctccgcggcctcctcctcctcctcctctaccccgtcatctccctcctcgccggcgccggcggcggcgacgtggcggtgagggccatggcggcggtggcgttctGCGGGCTGCGCGAGTCGCGGTTCCGCGCCGGCCGCACCGTGCTGCCGCGGTGGCTCCTCGACGACGTCGGGAAGGAGGCGGTCGACGCCATCGTCACACTCACACGGCGgcgttcgtcgccggcggcgacggcgacggtggtgtgGGCGAGCAGCATGCCGAGGGTGATGGTGGAGCCGTTCTTGAGAGAgtacatggcggcggcggagggaggaggcgaggtggtggtggcggcgagggagatgaaGGTGGTGTGGGGGTTCTACACTGGGGTcatggaggacggcggcgaggtggcggcggcgtcgccggaggtGAGGAGGGCGATGGAAGGGGTCGATGACGTCGTTGGTTTCTCGGGAGGATCCATGGATTTGCTCCGGAGTCCTTTGGTGTCATTTTGCAAGGTAAAATCACCAATGAAAATTTTCTCGTGTTTATAGTTattccctctgttttatattacaaCTCGTTTGATTCTTTTTATTAGCGAAAATTCTTTTCAAGCTTGAccaatctataaaaaaataatattgaatatatttctttttacaTCAATTAAATGCTTTTGAATGACCTAGTTGTGTTCGGGAGGTGAGCTGGTGAGGTTGGGAACTCTCACCTCCCGCGCAGGTAAAACGGAGCGacacattttcttatgattaattaagagtttactactacctctgttttagattataagataCTTTAACTTTGTCAATGttaaactgcttcaagtttaatcaagtttgtagaaaaaaatagtaacattttcatcccaagacaaatttattatgaaaatatatttaattatttatttaatgaaactcatttagtatttaaatattactatatttgtctataaaattagttaaatttaaaatagtttgactttgaccaaagtcaaaatgtctcgtgacctgaaacggagggagtatttttttaaaaaaaatggattaaaatgattttttaaagcaactttcatataattttttcttttagaaaaacgtaccgtttagtgATTTGAAAAGAGTGTGTGAAAAAACGTAGAATGTGAGTTTGGAAAGTTGGGGAAAGAACTCAACCTAATTTAAAAGATTGATCAGTGTAACTAAAGTTGTACTCCGTAATTGCTCGACTAAATCGTGGCTAATTTTGCAGGAGGTGTACGTGGTGAGCCACGAGGAGAAGAGCAAGTGGCGGCCattgccgcggcggcgcgagtaCCCTCGCCCCCTCGTCTTCCACGACGGCCGCCTCGCCTTCCTCccgacgccgctcgccgccgccgccatgctcgtCTGGCTTCCCttcggcgccgccctcgccgccacccgcctcgccgtcgcgctcgccctCCCCTACCGCCACGCcacgctcctcctcgccgccaccggccagTCCTGGCGCCTCAGGGGTTCGCCcccgcccacgcccacgccgccgccgcggcgcgccaccggcgagcggcggcgcgggcagcTCTACGTGTGCAACCACCGCACGCTGATCGACCCGGTGTACGTGTCCATCGCGCTGGACCGCCCCGTGCGCGCCGTGTCGTACAGCCTCAGCCGCGTCTCCGACCTCCTCTCCCCGATCGGCGCCACCGTGCGCCTCGCCAGGGACCGCGcccacgacggcgccgccatggcgcgcCTCCTCGAGGCGGGGGCCCACGTCGTCGTCTGCCCCGAGGGGACCACCTGCCGGGAGCCGTACCTGCTGCGGTTCAGCCCGCTGTTcgcggagctcgccgacggcgtcgtgcccgtggcgctcgccgccgaggcggcggcgttccACGGCACGACGGCCGGCGGGTGGAAGTCCATGGACGCGCTGTGCTACCTGGCCAACCCGAGGATGTGCTACACGGTGGAGTTCCTCCCCGCCGTCGACGCGTCGCCGGTGAGGGAGGGGAAGGCGGCGAGCACCGAGCTGGCCAACGCCGTgcagcggcgggtggcggaggCGCTCGGGTACGAGAGCACCATGCTCACCAGGAAGGACAAGTACCTCATGCTCGCCGGCAACGAcggcgtcgtccgccgccgcggcgatgtcggcgcCAAGTaatttactacttcctccgttccaaaataaatatgcACCTGTGGATATCCATGTACAACGTttaaccatccgtcttatttaaaaagtttataaaaaaattaaaaaaaatagtcatatataaagtattattcatgttttatcatctaataacaacaaaagtattaatcataaaaattttcaaataaaactaatgattaaacgttggacatgaatAATACAGaattgcacttattttaggacagatgaaataattttttttaaaaaaaaaagaatcgagCGTCAGTATGCTTCGCTGACAAGGGGATGGCCCATGTGTCAGTGAATCGAGGAGTATGGTACCAGTGGTAGATATACTGATATACATATAGAGAGGCGTATGAGAAGAGAGAAgtaaaaaatacaataaatacTGGAAACATTATTGTAAATATACACtttgttttattctttttatatttcttgTTTGGTCATGGATTTGTTTCAATTTTTGTAAAATGTAGAACGGTGCTATGTGATGTGTAGTTTCCCATAGTTTGTAATGTTGAACTACTGGATGGTTGAAGCTGCTGTATTTTGTCCAACTTTCACATGAAGCCTggttaaataataaataaagaaaagggTAACAAAACATTTTTCATGCACTCCATTTCTTCCATCCAGAGAAGTTTATAGTTTGTAATGTTGAACTACTGGATGGTTGAAGCTGCTGTATTTTGTCCAACTTTCACATGAAGCCCggttaaataataaataaagaaaaaggtaACAAAACATTTTTCATGCACTCCATTTCTTCCATCCAGAGAAGTTTACCAATATGAAGTTACTCAAAAGGCCAATAGGCCATATTTGAAAATAGTAAATTTTACAATGAACTCACT is part of the Oryza glaberrima chromosome 12, OglaRS2, whole genome shotgun sequence genome and harbors:
- the LOC127757295 gene encoding probable glycerol-3-phosphate acyltransferase 3 isoform X2; translated protein: MAKTKLFPALFSLLLHGGAATLPPPRVPAVTVHRCTPPAARLSAGGEKTVTMVVDVEGALLRSSSSRSLFPYFMLVAVEAGSFLRGLLLLLLYPVISLLAGAGGGDVAVRAMAAVAFCGLRESRFRAGRTVLPRWLLDDVGKEAVDAIVTLTRRRSSPAATATVVWASSMPRVMVEPFLREYMAAAEGGGEVVVAAREMKVVWGFYTGVMEDGGEVAAASPEVRRAMEGVDDVVGFSGGSMDLLRSPLVSFCKEVYVVSHEEKSKWRPLPRRREYPRPLVFHDGRLAFLPTPLAAAAMLVWLPFGAALAATRLAVALALPYRHATLLLAATGQSWRLRGSPPPTPTPPPRRATGERRRGQLYVCNHRTLIDPVYVSIALDRPVRAVSYSLSRVSDLLSPIGATVRLARDRAHDGAAMARLLEAGAHVVVCPEGTTCREPYLLRFSPLFAELADGVVPVALAAEAAAFHGTTAGGWKSMDALCYLANPRMCYTVEFLPAVDASPVREGKAASTELANAVQRRVAEALGYESTMLTRKDKYLMLAGNDGVVRRRGDVGAKKDRCINYQDFGSYMQELMMKGIST
- the LOC127757295 gene encoding probable glycerol-3-phosphate acyltransferase 3 isoform X1; the encoded protein is MCTKIRSHCLPLYIHTMSPPCRGASVQVQPHAMAKTKLFPALFSLLLHGGAATLPPPRVPAVTVHRCTPPAARLSAGGEKTVTMVVDVEGALLRSSSSRSLFPYFMLVAVEAGSFLRGLLLLLLYPVISLLAGAGGGDVAVRAMAAVAFCGLRESRFRAGRTVLPRWLLDDVGKEAVDAIVTLTRRRSSPAATATVVWASSMPRVMVEPFLREYMAAAEGGGEVVVAAREMKVVWGFYTGVMEDGGEVAAASPEVRRAMEGVDDVVGFSGGSMDLLRSPLVSFCKEVYVVSHEEKSKWRPLPRRREYPRPLVFHDGRLAFLPTPLAAAAMLVWLPFGAALAATRLAVALALPYRHATLLLAATGQSWRLRGSPPPTPTPPPRRATGERRRGQLYVCNHRTLIDPVYVSIALDRPVRAVSYSLSRVSDLLSPIGATVRLARDRAHDGAAMARLLEAGAHVVVCPEGTTCREPYLLRFSPLFAELADGVVPVALAAEAAAFHGTTAGGWKSMDALCYLANPRMCYTVEFLPAVDASPVREGKAASTELANAVQRRVAEALGYESTMLTRKDKYLMLAGNDGVVRRRGDVGAK